Part of the Engystomops pustulosus chromosome 4, aEngPut4.maternal, whole genome shotgun sequence genome is shown below.
agggctcacgggctgagccctctccatagccagtaagtgtttgctgcatattgcagcagacacttaccggtaacacccggtcATCGCCGAGTCACAAAAAGCCttgaaagcattgaaaacatcatcaaaagtcacacaaaatgacaccacccataacTCCATACaacaaaatatgaaaatgttattagcgccagaagacggcaaaattaagatttttttttttgtacaggacgttttaatttttgtcaatgtatgaaagcattataaaacctatgcaaatttgttatccccgggcttgtactgacccaaagaataaagtagacatgtcatttgtggcgcagagtgaaagacgtaaaatccaagcccacaagaaaacgacacaaatgcattttttcactcattttattacatttggaatttttttcccgcttcccagtacatgacacggaatattaaataccatcactatgaagtgcaatatgtaagcagaaaacaagccatcacagcgCTCTTCACATGGAAAAGTGAAAacaatatagatttttgaaggtggggagtaaaaaacaaaaagggcctcggcattaaggggttaaaggaagatGATTTTCCCAGTCATCAGGATTTATTTAAGTCTATGTAAGTTGAACTGAAATTTTAGCAAgtgaataagatttttttttcttgtcataTTTGACTACTTTTGGCTGCAGTTCTTACTTAGGGTGAGCTACAACAATGCACATTGATCTGTAATGAAACAAAATCTATTGTTATTTGCACAATATCTGATTAGtatttatatctatattataTCTTATTCCCTTTTCATCAGATTATGTATGGAAGCAATAGGAAGCAGTAAGTAGAAGTgcatgttattattattgtgtatgTAGATATTATTACATCATGTATTCTAATCTATGTCTTTGCTTTTAGGTCTAATGCCACTCCCCTACCTCTCCACAAATATGGTAACATATATATAAAGCTTATAAAAGGATTTAAATACCATTTATTGTTATTGTATAGTAATATGAAATATAAAGTTCATACTGGCGCCCCTCCAACCACTTGTGGGACCACACGGTGACACACCAAGGAGATGCAGAGCTCTTCCAAACACTGTGACCTATTGCCTCCTACCAACCATGCTTGGATACACTGACTGTAAGACcgcacagtaataataataattcctttatttatatagcgcacacagatggcgcagcgctgcacagagtttgccaaattagtccccgtccccaattgggctcacaatctaatcaacctaccagtatgtttttttgagtgtgggacgaaaccggaggacctggaggaaacccacgcaaacacggagagaacatacaaactctttgcagatgttgaccctgggacttgaacccaggtccccagcactgcaaggctgtaatgcttaaATGTTTCCACGGTAGCAGACTACATCTAAACTCTATGTAGTCTGATCCTTCAGTTGCATATCCTTCTTAATTGTTATTTATGTTGGTAGATTAGCAAGAAGTAGAACAGTGATTGAAGACATTGGGGAcccttatttattaagggtccgcggagagcactttcgtcggattttcgaagttttcaggatttgtgccactgtgacaggtatttaattggATATTGTGTTGCACACGGTCCGATTGTGGTGCAAATCGGGGatgtggccgtcggacgatccgactgattcagactgagcacagggatttaaccttcaaattgtgtcccaagatcaagcacttacatgcaccgggaagacgaAGGTGAACCCCAGTgcacctgagcgggaagcgacacatgcaggatatcgagcgcacaatcttagtgaatcgctgcacagtgcattctggtcggaaagggatcgcgtcaggacaggtaagtaaatgtggcccattatgatGGTAGAGTCTGACTACACATGGTTGTTTGTTGTCTGCTACCATGGAAACATGTAAGTCTGCATGCAAAATGTAAACATTAATTGATTACTCTCCCTAGTGGTTTGCTTCAATTTTGATTTTGCTCCAAAATTCTTTTTGAATGTTATTTTATCCAGACTTTTAAAGTGGTATGAGCTGTTTTGGCTGAAAACCAACCACAGACTTATGTGAATAAGACATCTATAAATAAATGACATCCACACCCATCTCACACCTGCACTTGTACATGTATGTCCATTATATGATTGTATAATAACttgtgttttctgtatttttgacAGCAAATGACGTGGTAAAGGTAAGTACAGCTCCGTTCTCACCTGCTTAAATGTTTTTGGCTGTGCCATTGTCATTGTTCTGTGATGTCTTcaccaggaagaggaggaggatgactTGTATGAGCTCCCACCATGTGATCCTCTGAGTAGACCCTTGCCATGTGTCTGGACAGCTTCGGAGACTTCCAATTCATATTTAGGTAACAAGTGACTTAGGAATTTGGCCCCTTGTAGGCAAACACATCTGGGCTGGATCAACCGATTTAGGTTGGTGGGAGAACAAGATCAAGAATCCTTATTGCATCTCCATATTGGCAGAAGtccaaataaagaattttttacaCTGTTCCCTCTTAGGTCGCCCTGCACCTGCCCCTCCTCTGCAAAAACCTTCCCTACCAGGCAGGACTCAGCAGGTGAGTGTTATATTGCCACAATAGATGCCAGAAGTTTGATGGTATAAGGAGACTTACTGTGTAGGACATTTGTAGCACATGGTATGGTGGTCATTATACTGTGTAAGGGCACTAAGGAGGACATTCTGTTCtgtagtgtttgacaaaaatctttctcactagaagTCTAGTGGGCAGAGACttatgtctgtctatgccctcaagctgaggcaagttagcttgcccacagatcccatgatctcAAAGTAGTTTAGCATTAAAtttatttagtttcccacaagtaaatccactgaacactgcacagtgcacatacaggatgtatatggtgacagcctggcagctcccatcacatggaggagcaaggaacatataataagtgaaagaaatcataaagaaaaccagttacatgcagtctatgcctgtgctgtgtgagcgctaaggattaatagcttatctgcatagagctgatactgccgatgagAAGGTGAGGGAAGTGAGCAGTGagacagagaaacttctgtagaatcacagactgggacccGCCAACCCTccactgatagggaacagggagcatcttgtacctcactattctatgCAGGAGACAACTgcatacacatccagctctgcttcatacactgtcacatggcctcctcccctgtgagcagggagcagcagctcctcccctccaatTAATCCGTAGTTTGTTTACATTTAGTTTCTCTGACTGACTCCAGGGCTtaacagcacatggagaggaggcagccattgcagcactaaggtaatttgagggctatagcaaggaaactactgcatataggtaataaagataataggcaaagttgttttacatcccaagagctattgatttgtggaaaacaaaaaacctttacagttaatcTTTCACGGTCCTCGAACCTCTGCTAGAGTCCCCAGATCGTCAGAAAGTATTTAGGAGAGTAGTTGTGTGCGTTTATGAGAGAAATTGAACATATAgccactcagtggggcacatttactaataatgtaggaaactgcactaaaagtgctctgcccgtgtatattgATTAatgcgacagattcattaagattgtgcaccagaaatcatgaatatgtTTCTTCCCTGCATTGGGCCGACAacattcaccaacttttttgtggtgcacctttaacatagggtgtgtgaaAAACTTTGCATGATTAATCAGGCACACGGTTTAACTGAGCGCCGGACGCCCCCTAATTTGCATCACACGGTGCcttgtgcagctgcgccacaaaacggttgcatgcaacacaacagtggcagacacttcttaaatactgtatatactggcgtataagactactttttaaccccttaaaataatggctacagtggggggtcgtcttatacgctggatatacgggggccgcactgtgtgaggtgttttttttccccgtcagcgcgcagagagccgcttcctgggaccgccgcgcatgcgcggcagtccgcctctcacagtcattagaagaggcttagtacgcgctgacggggcggcgcgctgtatgctaatgcagccgccctgtcacagcggtcggcgtcacagagctgggggtcacaggcggcacttacagaagcatgtcggatcttcattaatatcgcagcttacagttatgatcaccaggcacttgctctcttgtttgttttgcaaagttttaagcagaatttttttcatttgggagaggggtagtcttatacagtgagtatataccaaattctatatttttagggcagaagttgggggtcgtcttatacgcccagtcgtcttatacgccggcatatacggtacctgtgcaagccgtttatactacaaagaatgtgcaaagtccaacagaaaactggtgcatagcccttagtaaatgtgccccaatgtatatctaTGGATGTAGATATGTTGTAGTGTACAGCTCATTGCTGACCAGCAATAGATATAATATATTGTCGGAATTATGCATACAATCTTTGGGTGACCAGACCAATAATTAAGGAATAATTAGGAATGCAAAATCCCTTGTCTCAGATACATGTTACACTTTTATACCGCCACAAGGTGTCATAGTCTGAGCAGGAGATATCACTTTTCTCTTCTTCTTATACTTTATTCCAGGTCATGCAAATTATCCATTATCTATATTACAATAACATATGTCATGTTGTAGTACATAGTCATATACGGCACATCCACTATGTAATATCCCAATGGCAGATGAAATATGGAGAGAGAATATGTGCAAGGCAACTAGTTAGGGGGTCGGTGAGGTGGGACATATCCACTGGGTATTCCATTAATGCATTAATCAGATACCCCTTTAAAAGACATGACCGTGTTAGGTCATATAAACAGGACAgtactatatgtatttatatatatatatatatatatatatatatatatatatatatgtatatatatatatatatatatatatatatatgtatatatatatatatatataaagaataaaaccaAGTCCGCACAGTGGAGAGAAACCTCAATAGACGGGGTGTAGAGCCTACATGGATCCTGGCAAGATCCTTCAGTAGTAAAGTTGAAAcaagtgtaggcagcactccaaaagtccAAAATTCTAAGgcttgatgaaggtggttcacaccAAAACGTTGCCACTGTTTCTATAAACTTTACcctttttggatttttggagtgctgcctacactaTTTTTTTAACTActggtagtccctgggttacatacaagataggttccataggtttgttcttaagttgaatttgtatgtaagtcgaaactgtatattttaaaattgtaaatccagattcaaattgttttgctgtaattggaccaaatattatcaataaaacttcattacagacatcttacagctgtaAATTATAGTGAACTAtagaatccagagagcttcaccagaggtcacagtgggcagaggggtccttctgtaactaggggtcgtctgtaagtcgggtgtccttaagtaggggaccgcctgtatatcactcAGCCCCACAACTGTCAATTGCAACACACAATTAGTATTGTTCcaagaagaaagcagccatatttttgtAACCTTGTACAACTCCATTGATATGCAATATTCTGGACTTCTGTTTATAATTtatgctttttttcccccccaggGTCATTGGCAGCAGAGACCACGTGAGTGTTTATAAATCATGTGTTTTAGAAGAAAATATCATCTTTTTGGAGGGCACAAGGAATTAATTGGAAATTAGTCAATTTTGGATGATTTCAGTTGATCCAATTCTCATATCAGTGGTAAAATAAATGCACAAAAATCTTTTTGGATAAAAAACTGAATTCTGGATTTCTATTGGTTGAGTGGCGGTGCATACTGTATGTGCATCACTGTGTTAGATTGTTACTACTTTCATTCTTACATCTTACAGAACCAAAGTTGACCAGGCCCGCGCCTCCCATAAAGCACGgcccccctcctcttcctccagccgaCCGCAGGTTGTCTCTCCCGTGTACGGCCATGCGTTCACCACCAGCATTCAACAACTTTCCTCGGGGAATGGATGGTAAAAAACGTTTATTGTATGCCATCTAAGAGATTCACATGAACAtattcagggtcggctccaggtttcagtaggcccccggGCGGCATAGCCTCAGTGGACCCCTTTGGGTCTCCTCACGTgacaacattaaaaattcagaaactaaaacagtctcctgttccctaaaatattccctagtttatcatcccaaacagccttctcatggttattttatataaagccccccacaccctaaggattcattagatacagcccccccccctgaactccatggattccttacacACAGCCTCATGTGGGCCCCCTCCACCAGCAACTCTGGGCCCCGGCAGTTGCCCAGGTATGCCAAGTATTGGCGCTGGCCCTGAATGTATTTCTCTCCTGTGTGCCCTCCGTGTTTACAGTGGACTGTACGCTTTCCTGCAGTGGTCACATGTTTTACTATctctatataaaaatgtaaagcagaGCGGTCAATTACCCCATTTACAAGGCCAATGCTTTTGTGCAAGCACTGTGTCTCTTTTTTGTGCTAGCCGAATTtgattgagctgcaataccaggaacAGCCACTGTACAATGAAACAGCCACAGTACTCAACCAAGTGCTACAACTTTGATCAACTGATTGGGTGCCAGGATTTGCTCCCCCTACTGATCAGATTTTTAAGATCTTTCCTGGGTTTTGTCTATATTCCTACACtaaggatagatcatcaatacAAAACAAATCTCAGAAAATCACTTTAAAATGTAATTTGTTTCCAGTTTATATGTTCCTATGAATAACATATGTTTACGTTTTTATCCTTCATACAGATTTGTACTTGACATTATTGGAGACACAGgtaataaaaatggaataaatgtATAAACATAAATGATCATCTCGTTACTTGGCCTCCTCCAGCTCATAGTGTCCACTATGGTGTTTTCCAAGGATGGACAGAAGGACTGTACTTGTGACTTCTGTGAATTCTATTTCTAAACTTAGCTATTTCCTTGGCATTGTGTATGGCTACCATAATTTATGGCAACAAAAGTGTTCCTTTTCTAAAGCCCCTGTAGACCTCCTGGAAGTGCAGCTGTCAAAAACAGGTGGACACAGAGGCATAAACCAAAGCTGCTGTCTCCATTACATAATCTGTACTAGGTCCCCAAGTATAATAAGAAAACAAGAAATGATCCCACTGAAAATCTTTGTTGAGGAGCACCCATCTaggcagggttggctccaggtttcggtAGGCCCCTTGGTGACAGAGTCTCAGTTGGCGCTTTtcaagtgaactcatgtggcagcattaaaaaagcAGACTCCAACTCCAATTCTGTATTCTCTTTGTGCCGCGGCTGCCAGTGCCTCCCCTCTTCCCTAAGTGCCGTGGGCACCATTTGAAACCGCAATACAAAGCCCCGGGCTTTTCTGTTGTGCTATCTGCTCCATGCATGCAGCGCCGGCCCCCTTCCGTGAGAGCCAGCGCAAGTAACTGTAGTTGGTGCACCCATCCCAGCCCACTGAGCCCAGGTAAGC
Proteins encoded:
- the SH2D6 gene encoding SH2 domain-containing protein 6, whose protein sequence is MYGSNRKQSNATPLPLHKYANDVVKEEEEDDLYELPPCDPLSRPLPCVWTASETSNSYLGRPAPAPPLQKPSLPGRTQQGHWQQRPQPKLTRPAPPIKHGPPPLPPADRRLSLPCTAMRSPPAFNNFPRGMDDLYLTLLETQAKTHNDVTVASEGKQKSENPGVMGRPWYGGDMERSEAETALRRINKDGCFLVRRSSSQNQTQPYTLAVLYHDHIYNIPIRAVGNHGFSLGKEGKRHEEVFPSVVHLIEHYQQEPLNLVNRQTSGRECTALLYPAVV